Proteins from one Buchnera aphidicola (Kurisakia onigurumii) genomic window:
- the yihA gene encoding ribosome biogenesis GTP-binding protein YihA/YsxC, translating into MIKNKYISTIFLKSVKKMILSKKNNRMDVAFSGYSNSGKSTAINLLSNQKKLARTSKKPGSTKTINLFQVDFKRYLIDLPGYGYSKTSKKTQLELRDIVFYYLKNCFHLKGLIIFMDIRHPLKKIDYEIINLVNKNNIPIAIFLTKSDKISKNLKLKTIKYVNKTISLSNKNILVYTFSKYCSGSLLSLLNVVSKWHQF; encoded by the coding sequence ATGATTAAAAACAAATATATATCAACTATTTTTTTAAAAAGTGTTAAAAAAATGATTTTATCTAAAAAAAATAATAGAATGGACGTTGCATTTTCTGGATATTCTAATTCTGGAAAATCAACTGCTATTAATCTTTTATCTAATCAAAAAAAATTAGCTAGAACTAGTAAAAAACCAGGAAGTACAAAAACTATTAATTTGTTTCAAGTAGATTTTAAAAGATATTTAATTGATTTACCAGGTTACGGTTATTCTAAAACATCAAAAAAAACTCAATTAGAGTTACGAGATATTGTTTTTTATTATCTAAAAAATTGTTTTCATTTAAAAGGTTTGATAATATTTATGGATATTAGACATCCATTAAAAAAAATAGACTATGAAATTATTAATTTAGTTAATAAGAATAATATACCTATAGCAATTTTTTTGACTAAATCTGATAAAATTTCTAAAAATTTAAAACTAAAAACTATAAAATATGTAAATAAAACGATATCTTTATCAAATAAAAATATTTTAGTATACACTTTTTCAAAATATTGTTCAGGTAGTTTATTATCTTTATTAAATGTAGTTTCGAAATGGCATCAGTTTTAA
- the typA gene encoding translational GTPase TypA: MEKKIKNIAIIAHVDHGKTTLVDKLLEESGTFQLHENKPDRIMDSNILEKERGITILSKHASLNWKNYKINIIDTPGHSDFGGEVERIMSMVDSVLLIVDAIDGPMPQTRFVTQKAFNYNIVPIVVINKIDRENARPEWVLDQILDLFINLNATDSQLDFPVVYTSAINGTSGAHYSKMKKNMDFLFESIIKYTPSPKINNKGTLKMQISQLDYDPYLGIIGIGKIKEGILRVNQIVSVVNSKKKIYNSKINKILIYSGLEKIETKIAKAGEIVNISGPEKINISDTICDPNNIFFIPKLKIDKPTVKMFFSVNTSPFCGKEGKYVTSRQILNRLTHEAKHNISLIIEETKNSNTFCVSGRGELHLSILIENMRREGFEMEVSRPTVIFKKNKEKIQEPFELVTIDIQINHQGTLMKLIGEKQGELQNIFPEQKGRVRINYILSSRSLIGFRNQFLTITSGTGLFFSSFSHYDTIKSNNAGQRKNGVLISNSTGKTVAFALFNLQNRGKMFLNHGEKVYEGQIIGIHNRNNDLTVNCLTGKKLSNMRASGSDEAINLINPIKMNLEKSIGFINDDELIEITPKSIRLRKKYLTEGERKQFSRSFSKSEII; the protein is encoded by the coding sequence ATGGAAAAAAAAATAAAAAATATTGCAATCATCGCGCACGTTGATCATGGGAAAACTACTTTAGTAGATAAATTATTGGAAGAATCAGGAACATTTCAATTACATGAAAATAAACCTGATCGTATTATGGATTCTAATATTTTAGAAAAAGAACGAGGTATCACTATTTTATCTAAACATGCTTCATTAAATTGGAAAAATTATAAAATTAATATAATAGATACTCCAGGACATTCAGATTTTGGAGGTGAAGTAGAACGAATTATGTCAATGGTAGATTCCGTTCTTTTGATAGTAGATGCAATAGATGGTCCAATGCCACAAACTCGATTTGTTACACAAAAAGCATTTAACTATAATATAGTTCCTATTGTTGTAATTAACAAAATAGACAGAGAAAACGCAAGACCAGAATGGGTATTAGATCAAATATTAGATTTATTTATCAATTTAAATGCAACTGATTCGCAACTTGATTTTCCTGTTGTATATACTTCTGCAATAAATGGAACATCAGGAGCACACTATTCTAAAATGAAAAAAAATATGGATTTTTTATTTGAATCTATTATTAAATATACACCTAGCCCTAAAATTAATAATAAAGGGACATTGAAAATGCAAATATCCCAACTAGATTATGATCCATATTTAGGAATTATAGGAATAGGTAAAATAAAAGAAGGTATTCTTCGAGTTAATCAAATAGTTTCTGTTGTTAATAGCAAAAAAAAAATTTATAACAGTAAAATTAATAAAATATTAATATATTCAGGATTAGAAAAAATAGAAACTAAAATAGCAAAAGCAGGAGAAATCGTAAATATTTCAGGACCTGAAAAAATAAATATATCTGATACTATATGTGATCCAAATAATATTTTTTTTATTCCAAAATTAAAGATTGATAAACCTACTGTAAAAATGTTTTTTTCCGTTAATACATCTCCTTTCTGTGGTAAAGAAGGTAAATATGTTACATCTCGTCAAATTTTAAATCGTTTAACACATGAAGCAAAACATAATATTTCGTTAATTATTGAAGAAACAAAAAATTCTAATACATTTTGTGTATCAGGTAGAGGAGAATTACATTTATCAATATTAATCGAAAATATGAGAAGAGAAGGGTTTGAAATGGAAGTATCCAGACCCACTGTAATTTTTAAAAAAAATAAAGAAAAAATACAAGAACCATTTGAATTAGTTACAATAGATATTCAAATAAATCATCAAGGAACATTAATGAAGTTAATTGGAGAAAAGCAAGGAGAATTACAAAATATTTTTCCTGAACAAAAAGGTAGAGTACGAATAAATTATATTCTTTCCAGTAGATCATTAATAGGTTTTAGAAATCAATTTTTAACAATAACATCAGGAACAGGATTATTTTTTTCTTCTTTTAGTCATTATGATACTATAAAATCTAATAATGCTGGACAAAGAAAAAATGGGGTACTAATTTCTAATAGTACAGGAAAAACAGTTGCTTTTGCTTTATTCAACTTACAAAATCGAGGAAAAATGTTTTTAAATCATGGAGAAAAAGTATATGAAGGACAAATAATAGGAATTCATAATAGAAATAATGATTTAACAGTAAATTGTCTGACAGGAAAAAAACTTTCTAATATGCGTGCATCGGGTTCTGATGAAGCTATCAATTTGATAAATCCAATAAAAATGAATTTAGAAAAATCTATTGGATTTATCAATGATGACGAATTAATAGAAATTACCCCTAAATCTATTAGATTAAGAAAAAAATATTTGACTGAAGGAGAAAGAAAACAATTTTCTCGATCTTTTTCTAAAAGTGAAATAATTTAA
- the gmk gene encoding guanylate kinase, with the protein MIQLGTFFIISAPSGTGKSSLIRNFLKTKTGKNIRISISHTTRLKRKTEKEGKDYYFINKSEFHNMIKKNIFLEYAIILNQYYGTSKNVIKDFISKGIDIFLDIDWQGAQQIRKNFSQVKSIFMLPPSIEELYIRLKNRGQNSEKEIIQRINMSLLEVSHCHEYDYLIINDDFKKALNELAAIVIAERLSIRNKKKYKRN; encoded by the coding sequence ATGATACAATTAGGAACATTTTTTATTATTTCTGCTCCAAGTGGAACTGGAAAATCTAGTTTAATACGAAATTTTTTAAAAACTAAAACAGGAAAAAATATTAGAATATCTATATCTCATACAACTAGATTAAAGAGAAAAACAGAAAAAGAAGGAAAAGATTATTATTTTATTAATAAATCAGAATTTCATAATATGATTAAAAAAAATATTTTTTTAGAATATGCAATTATTTTAAATCAATATTATGGAACTTCAAAAAATGTAATTAAGGATTTTATTTCAAAAGGAATAGATATCTTTTTAGATATAGATTGGCAAGGCGCTCAACAAATTCGCAAAAATTTTTCTCAAGTTAAAAGTATTTTTATGTTACCTCCTTCAATAGAAGAACTATACATAAGACTAAAAAATAGAGGTCAAAATTCAGAAAAAGAAATTATACAAAGAATAAATATGTCGTTATTAGAAGTAAGTCATTGTCATGAATATGATTATTTAATTATTAATGATGATTTTAAAAAAGCATTAAATGAATTAGCAGCAATTGTTATTGCTGAAAGATTATCTATTCGTAATAAAAAAAAATACAAGAGAAATTAA
- the ygfZ gene encoding tRNA-modifying protein YgfZ: MNFSTFNNLNQSIKNLQNYFLQLTDWVFVYVSGNDAKKYLQTKFTININKFNNNTHTICSHCNSQGKVLSVFYFFVFKSGYGYIQRKSVARQQIQELEKYSIFSDIKIRIKKNYHIIGMYNNKIFNFFKNYFLDVSHKNNSLIKTNFGTILYFFRPYKKFLLIVSNKKLNLLYKKFFLKKILVGNEEWLLSEIKSGFPVIDLENYAKFFPQNINLKKLKALDFYKGCYQGQEIISRLEFRGKNKYSIYILYGNYTDNLVIGENIEKKKKDSWIHCGFILSAVKINSNGIYIQAMLRKTTNKYDILRINNIKNIFFYLKKY, encoded by the coding sequence ATGAATTTTTCTACATTTAATAATTTAAATCAATCAATAAAAAATTTACAAAATTATTTTTTACAATTAACAGATTGGGTTTTTGTTTATGTATCGGGAAATGATGCTAAAAAATATCTACAAACAAAATTTACTATAAATATTAATAAATTTAATAATAATACTCATACAATATGTTCTCATTGTAATTCACAAGGAAAGGTGTTGAGTGTATTTTATTTTTTTGTTTTTAAAAGTGGATACGGTTACATTCAAAGAAAAAGTGTTGCACGTCAACAAATACAAGAATTAGAAAAATATTCTATATTTTCAGATATAAAAATTAGGATAAAAAAAAATTATCATATTATAGGAATGTATAATAATAAAATATTTAATTTTTTTAAAAATTATTTTTTAGATGTTTCACATAAAAATAATTCTTTGATTAAAACAAATTTTGGAACAATATTATATTTTTTTCGTCCTTATAAAAAATTTTTATTGATTGTATCCAATAAAAAATTGAATTTATTATATAAAAAATTTTTTTTAAAAAAAATACTTGTTGGAAATGAAGAATGGTTATTATCAGAAATAAAATCTGGTTTTCCAGTTATAGATTTAGAAAATTATGCTAAATTTTTTCCGCAAAATATTAATTTAAAAAAATTAAAAGCATTAGATTTTTACAAAGGGTGTTATCAAGGACAAGAAATAATATCTAGATTAGAATTTAGAGGAAAAAATAAATATTCTATATATATTTTGTATGGAAATTACACTGATAATTTAGTTATTGGAGAAAATATAGAAAAAAAAAAAAAAGATTCTTGGATACATTGTGGTTTTATTTTATCCGCAGTCAAAATTAATTCTAATGGTATATATATTCAAGCAATGTTAAGAAAGACAACAAATAAATATGATATATTACGAATTAATAATATCAAAAATATTTTTTTTTATTTAAAAAAATATTAA
- a CDS encoding DNA polymerase, with protein sequence MIIKKKVITEIIKEIDVSKWKKNTNKYFFVSFLINTNKKKTVTTFYFFTYPKKILYIYKIKNFEKLLEKNTNLIELKNIKSFFENKNILKITYNLQNYYKIFKKFHIKISKNILDINLELYITKGLIQEKIIKEKINYEYKQYEKNFFKSNKNRSKIKQEDLINKMHKIIIYIHLKCNKILNKEKKLNIILNYIDLPLSALIYKIENYGFLLDCKKLKIQSKNISKKMIILEKASFLLAGEKFNMLSSKQTEYILFQKKNFKKFYKTPGGKNSTKELVLLKLSEKNLLPKIILQYRSLCKLKSSYIDKLPKMINKKTKRIHTSYNQCFTITGRLSSSNPNLQNIPKHSVEGNKIRQSFIAPSDSVILTADYSQIELRILAHLSKDNILIKSFKKHKDIHTSTASKIFEIPINQITDHQRQIAKTINFSLIYGMTAFGLSKKLKINIIKAKKCIDNYFKKYEGICRYIKKIHLQAIKKGYVSTLFGRKIYIKNINSKNYNLKRTAYRQCMNAPMQGTVSDIIKKSMIIIDKYIKNKYQKKAKIILQIHDELIFEIKKESVKILCKKIQKIMETIIVLDIPIPVNIKIGDNWSETYELKKYFKNYETNFVN encoded by the coding sequence ATGATTATAAAAAAAAAAGTAATAACTGAAATAATCAAAGAAATAGATGTATCAAAATGGAAAAAAAATACAAATAAATATTTTTTTGTATCTTTTCTTATTAATACTAATAAAAAAAAAACAGTCACAACATTTTATTTTTTTACATATCCAAAAAAAATTCTTTATATATATAAAATTAAAAATTTTGAAAAATTATTAGAAAAAAATACTAATTTAATAGAATTAAAAAATATAAAATCATTTTTTGAAAATAAAAATATTCTCAAAATAACATATAATTTACAAAATTATTATAAAATTTTTAAAAAATTTCATATAAAAATATCGAAAAATATATTAGATATTAATCTAGAATTGTACATTACAAAAGGATTAATTCAAGAAAAAATAATTAAAGAAAAAATTAATTACGAATATAAACAATATGAAAAAAATTTTTTTAAATCTAATAAAAATAGATCAAAAATAAAACAAGAAGATTTGATTAATAAAATGCATAAAATAATTATATATATACATTTAAAATGTAATAAAATTCTTAATAAAGAAAAAAAACTAAACATAATTTTAAATTATATAGATCTTCCTCTTTCAGCTTTAATATATAAAATAGAAAATTATGGATTTTTATTAGATTGTAAAAAGTTAAAAATACAATCAAAAAATATATCTAAAAAAATGATTATTTTAGAAAAAGCTTCTTTTTTATTGGCTGGTGAAAAATTTAATATGTTATCAAGCAAACAAACAGAATATATATTATTCCAAAAAAAAAATTTTAAGAAATTTTATAAAACTCCTGGAGGAAAAAATTCTACCAAAGAATTAGTATTATTAAAATTATCAGAAAAAAATTTATTACCAAAAATAATTTTACAATATAGAAGTTTATGTAAATTAAAATCTTCTTATATAGATAAATTACCAAAAATGATTAATAAAAAAACAAAAAGAATCCATACTTCTTATAATCAATGTTTTACCATTACAGGAAGACTCTCATCTTCTAATCCAAATTTACAAAATATTCCTAAACACAGTGTAGAAGGTAATAAAATTAGACAATCTTTTATTGCTCCATCTGATTCCGTTATATTAACAGCTGATTATTCTCAGATTGAACTAAGAATTCTTGCACATTTATCAAAAGATAATATTTTAATAAAATCATTTAAAAAACATAAAGATATACACACTTCCACTGCATCAAAAATTTTTGAAATTCCAATTAATCAAATTACAGACCATCAAAGACAAATTGCAAAAACAATTAATTTTTCTTTGATATATGGAATGACTGCATTTGGTTTATCTAAAAAATTAAAAATTAATATCATAAAAGCAAAAAAATGTATTGATAATTATTTTAAAAAATATGAAGGAATATGTCGATATATAAAAAAAATACATTTACAAGCTATAAAAAAAGGTTATGTTTCTACTTTATTTGGTAGAAAGATATATATTAAAAATATTAATTCTAAAAATTATAATTTGAAAAGAACTGCGTATAGACAATGTATGAATGCACCTATGCAAGGAACAGTATCTGATATTATTAAAAAATCTATGATTATCATTGATAAATATATTAAAAATAAATATCAAAAAAAAGCAAAAATAATTCTACAAATACATGACGAACTAATTTTTGAAATAAAAAAAGAATCAGTAAAAATTTTATGTAAAAAAATACAAAAAATAATGGAAACAATAATAGTATTAGATATTCCAATACCAGTAAATATAAAAATTGGTGATAACTGGAGCGAAACTTATGAATTAAAAAAATATTTTAAAAATTATGAAACAAATTTTGTAAATTAA